GCTCGGGGGGGTGTGCTTGCGCGTCGAGGGCGTGCGTGGGTCGTGGTCCGGGGTCATGGCGGCGGGTTGGGCAAAGGGCGGGCCGCTTAGGGGGGTGGGGCTGCGGCGGGGACGGTCCGGCGGCTGGTCGCCGGGGGCTAAAGCCCCCGGCTGGAACGACGCGAAGGCGGCTGAAGCCGGCTCGAGGAACGCGGGATTCGACCCGCGAGTCCGCGAAGGCGGACTTTGTGCTGTTGTTGCAGCGAATTCACTCGCCAGGAACTGGGTCCTTCACCCCCCCAGGCGGCGCTGCTCCTTGGCGGCGCGGCGGAGCTCGCGGTGGCGCTGGCGGGCATCGCGGGCGGTCTCGCCGGGGTGGCGGACGCTCACCTCCACGCCGCCCATCAGGGCGAAGCCGCCGATGCGCAGGACCGGGGCGTCCGGCGGAGGCGGGTCCAGCGTGCGGCTGTGCTCCTCGAAGCCGCCCATCAGCGCGATCCCGTTCATCTCCACGCGCACGCCGGGCGGTACGACGACCTCCACGCCGCCCATCCAGGCGAAGACGTTCAGCTCGGTGATGCCGGGGGGCATG
The Longimicrobium sp. DNA segment above includes these coding regions:
- a CDS encoding LiaF domain-containing protein; protein product: CRGFALEHIDADQLQSRLDAAQRASTVDQLRALVADIPAEQAPEPVVSAGMQLAHPSQVSPQQTIVAVMAGATRKGAWTPSRQLNVIAVMGGAELDFREARMPPGITELNVFAWMGGVEVVVPPGVRVEMNGIALMGGFEEHSRTLDPPPPDAPVLRIGGFALMGGVEVSVRHPGETARDARQRHRELRRAAKEQRRLGG